The genomic window TAGAAGagaataaagaaaagcaaaaggacCCGACGCACCAAGAGCAAACGAGAGTGGGCCAGTGAAAGCAGAGACTGCAGACGTTTTCGGGAGATGTGCGAGACGGACGACGAAACAGTCGCTAGCGACTGCATTTTTGCGACTCTCTCTCCTCCACGTCGGACAAAACATGACGCAAGCCGGCGACGTCGCTAGCCCGTTGGGCACGCCCTTAGAGCAACCGTAATGTTTGAGTCCATAGGATTAAAATATTCGCTATCAGGTACTTGGAATATTGTAAGACCAGTTCATAGGATAATCCATAGTAAAAGATACCCATAAGCTTATGGACTATccataagaaataaaaaatattattttttctcACTCCTTCCTCTCTCTTTCTTGATTATGCACGGGATTGTAAAGAGAAAGAATTTTTTATCTCATATGGGACCCACCTTATAGACTACTTATTGGATGAAACATTGAGGAGACAATAATAACTATAGTCCACTAACATAAAAGCTGCCCATATAAACTACTTAGCACATATACATTGTGGTTACTCTTATACAGTTCGTTCGTCGGTAGCGAGCAGGCCGAGTGTGTACTTCTATTTAGGCCTTGCTTCTGTCCTTTAAATTTAGTCTCTATCTTATTAGAGGTTTgatgtattaaatatagattaaaaataattaattatatagattACGATTAATTTATGagataaaaaaaatttaaacctaattagtctctgatttgacaacgtgatgctatcataaacatatactaatgatagattaattaagtTTAATAAATTCATCTAACGATTTTATTATTAATATCCTAACGCTTTCACGTGACCGTCTCTGAGCTCACTAAACTTTATTCTTTGGATTTAAATATCACCCTGTTTGTCAAAATTTTTTTGCTGAGGTACGATTCGATCACCACTGATTGATTTGATTGGGTGGCTACAAAAATTGGAATagtaataatataataaaatTGAAACGGGGAGGGGCAACACCATCACCAAGCAACTTGGAGCAGGCGGGCCTACGGACGGTCTACTGTATCTGTGTATCCGTCGTATGTATGGAGGAGGGAGTCGGAGGTAGACGACGACGACCACCAGCACAACAAACAAATTGACAGAAAGGAGAAAGCCAAGACAGCAATCAAACCGAACCTCATCATCACAAGTATCTCAtctggaagggaagggaagggcgtTTGCCTTTAGGCGAGGCGGCGCGCCGAGGCCGAGCAGATAGCAGCTGCTAGTAGAGTGGCAGACGGGCAGACGGGTCGGGGTGGCCATGGACCCCACCGGCGGCGGCGACACCAGCACCATCCTCGCCGATCccctcctccttcccctcccgcagtccaagtccaacaagcagcagcaggaggagaaCTCCTGCGCTCTCTCCGGCGTCTCCGACTACCTTGGGCGGCCCGTGCAGCGCGGAAGCTCCGGGGGATGGAGATCCGCGCTCTTCGTCGTGGGTACGTACCGTTCCAATCCCCAATCGAAACGGCCAATCCTCCAATAATCTAATCCGCCACCGGCACAGGCGTTGAGATCGCCGGGAGCTTCGCCTACTTCGGCATCTCGGCGAACCTGATCACGTACCTGACGGGCCCGCTGGGTCAGTccaacgcctccgccgccgcctccgtcaACGCCTGGTCGGGCACGGCATGCCTCATGCCCTTGGTCGGCGCCTTCCTCGCCGACGCCTACCTGGGCCGATACCGATCCGTCATCGTCGCCTGCACCCTCTACGTCCTGGTAATTAATCTCGGGTCTtgttgcctgcctgcctgcccattgttttttgttttgttttgtttctaCTATACTCCTATACTACTGCCCCCAACCCAATTAAGCAATGATGATCGTGCATCCGATCCATGAATCAGCAGCCAACTCTTTCTGCTCTGCTTGGTAtctctgttcttcttcttcttcttcttcttcttcttcttcttcttcttcttcttctctttcggAGATAGAGATAGCTAAGCACACAACGCACGTGCTTGCTATAAACAAAGAATGGAAAGGGGCTAGGTCCATATCcttctttgttttttcctttaaaTCCGGGGGGTTTTACCAAGAAAGGTCATCAGTATTATCCACCGTCTATCTACTTCAAGCAATCACCATCcactaaaaaaaagagagaaaaaaagggtatataaataaagaaaaggGGCTCAGTCCGTCAGCTTCGCTGAAAAATTAAGCTAAAATACTATttcgactgatttattgtgaaagaaaaacattgtttcgatTAAAAacaaataaactaaaaaatacggattataaaagTGACGAACATAACCTCAGTCAATATCatcctttgttttttcctttttctctggTCCTTTCACCGAGAAGAAAAGGTCATCAGTAGTATCGTCCACCGTCTATCTATTTCTTCATCTCATCAatcaatttttttattattaaaaAATAAAGAGAAGGAAAATCGCCCTGCCATGCCGCCACAACCACAACAGTCGCTGACTTGTACTGCTAGCGAAGCGTATCTGCGCGTAATATGCTGCTAAGAACAGAGTACTTATTTTATGACCACAGAACAAGTACTACTACTGCGTGTCCACATGCTACGGATTGCAATTTTTTGAGTAAATAAATAAATCTCTACATGTTCCAGTCCACGATGGTCTGTGTGGGTTGCCGCCGTTGTTGTTGCCACGTTTGTCTGCCATCCTCATCCATCCACCAAACCACATTGACCAGTTGCTTGCGATGCGAATTGCACATGGACTGCCTGCCTGCCTTGCCTCTTCGACGTCTCTCGATTGGTTGGTCCTGTGTGTCTAGTCTGCCCTGCTGCCTCCTGTTAGGGtgtgtttagattccaaaaaattttacgCAGTAgccgtcacatcgaattttgcggcacatacatggaatactaaatgtagacgaaaaaaaactaattacacagttgagtGAGAAATCACGAAACGAAACTTTTAAccataattagtccataattagacactaattaccaaatataaacgaaaagtgctacagcagcctaaatccaaaaaattttggatctaaacggggccttacatACAGTACAATAGACTGCTACTGCTAGTGGAGTGGATAACCGGGACCAAAGGAAGAGCCAGGCAGTCCCAGTCCCAGAACGAGCCAGCCAGGACATTTCTTCATCAAACTCGGCCACCTCATCAGTGTTCATTCATTCGTCACTACCTTGTCCTTGTCTGGGTTGGGCAATAATATCCTTGTCTGGAGATAATAACACTGATTATTACcgtgcgtgcgtgcatgcatATACTGAGTACTGTATATGTGCATAATAATAGCACTAATAATAAgagtaatcttttttttttttgcgaaagaaTAATAAGAGTAATCGATCGTTAATGGTGGCAGGGGTATGGCATGCTGACGCTGTCGGCGACGGTGCCGGCGCTGCGGCCGTCGCACATGCCCTGCAGGGAGGATGGCGGTTCCTTCTCTTCGTCCGTCTGGGAAGTCTCGTCGTCGGCATACTCATGCCAGCCCGGGTGGCCGCAGGTGGCCTTCTTCTACGTGTCCCTCTACCTGATCGCCATCGCGCAGGGCGCCGACAAGCCGTGCGGGCTGGCGTTCGCGGCGGACCAGTTCGACGCGGAGCACCAGGGGGAGCGCGCCTCCCGCGGCTCCCTCTTCAACTGGTGGTTCTTCTGCATGGCCATCGGCATCTCCGTGTCCGTCTCCGTGGTGGGCTACATCCAGGAGTACGTCGGGTGGGGGCTCGGCTTCGGCGTCCCCTGCGCTATCGTGCTCTGCGCCTTCCTCGTCTTCCTGCTGGGCACCCCGACGTACCGCCTCTACGCGCCCACGCCGGAAGCCAAGTCCCCGTTCCGCCGCCTCGCGCGCGGCCTGGCCGCCGTCGTGGCCGGCAAAGCCAAAGCAGGAGGCCTCCTCCCCTCCTCTGCCTCCTCGCAGCCCCAGGCTGACTATGAGCCAGAAGAGGCAGACGCGCGGTGCGTGCTGCGGCTGCTTCCCATCTGGGCGTCGAGCCTGGCGTACGGCGTGGTGTACGCGCAGATCATGACGCTGTTCAACAAGCAGGGGCGCACCCTGGACCGGCGCATCGGACAGAACGGCCCTGAGCTGCCTCCGGCGGTGCTGCAGGCGCTGGGCCCCGCGAGCATCCTGCTGTTCGTGCCGGTGTACGACCGCGCGGTGGTGCCGGCGCTGCGGTGGGCGACGGGCAACCCGTCGGGGCTGAGCATGCTGCAGCGCGTGGGCGCGGGCATGGCGACGTCGCTGGCGggcgtggcggtggcggcgctggtgGAGGCGCGGCGGCTGGCGACGGCGCGGGAGCACGGGCTGGTGGACGACCCGTCGGCGACGGTGCCCATGAGCTGGGCGTGGATCGTGCCGCAGTACGCCATGATGGGGGTGGCGGACGTGCTGGCCGTGGTGGGCCTGCAGGAGCTCTTCTACGACCAGATGCCCGACGGGCTCCGCAGCCTGGGGCTGGCGCTCTACCTCAGCGTCATGGGCATCGGGGGATTCATCAGCAGCCTGCTCATCTCCGTCATCGACGGCGTCACCGGCAGCGCCGGCGGGGACAGCTGGTTCGCCGACAACCTCAACCGCGCGCACCTCGACTACTTCTACTGGCTGCTGGCGGGGCTCAGCGCCGTGGAGCTCGCGCTCTTCCTCTACTTCGCGCGCTCCCACGTCTACAAGCACAAGCCCAATTGCAGACAgcggtagcagcagcagtaggcgtcGCTTGTGCTCATCCACCTCCACACTTGGGAAATACAGTACTCCTGCTAATGCTTCAAGTACAGCAACAGTACAGATGAACGAAAGGCAGATGCAGCCCATTTCCTGTTGTTGTTTATTTTTAGTACTACCGATTGTTGTAAAACAAAAGCAAACTCAGTTGTCGGGGCAAAAATGGACCCTAGTCAAATTCAAATTTACGTTCGGAAGAGGTGTTGTAGCAGCTTGGTAGCAAAAGCACGAGATCTTTTTGGTGGATGTGATGACTGATTATTCCAATGTATGTATGGGTCGGATTGTTTTTCTAGGCTAGGCTATAATTAATGGATGAATGATTGGTGTCATCTAGATGGATGCAATGTATATACACAATTAATAAGATGCATGATTTAGTGGATTGAATTGAATTGAATTCCACCAGGCTGTGTGCGGTGGGTGGTAAAAAAAATCAGGATCATCCTGGATGATAGCACTAGTACATCTGTACATGGATGTTAACACGGTTACACACAATTCAACTTCGACTGaactgttgtaaaaaaaaaaatcgaCTGAACCTAAGAGCATATCCGGACGGACACTTGCAACcataggtttttttttttttggtgggcTGAGGAAATCAGCCGGCTGGTTTCCCTCTGAGATCACTGTTtatcaaaccagccaacagtgtttttctctcacacaaccagccagtttcagccaagtttctgCCAGCCGAACGAGGCCAATGCAGCTCAACAGAACGGAACGGATATCCATCCTCGCCCTCGCCAAGCCGACCTCGCGGGCTCCCCCCCTCTCAACAACTCTCTCCTCCCCTTGTGCCCAGTTGCCCTGCCCCTGTCGGAATCAGTCCAGGTTCAGGTGGGCAGTGGGCAGTGGTTCAGGTCGAGGCCTCGACGACGAATCGCGCTGCGTCCCCTCCTCCCGCCTGGTTCATCCACCACCACAGCCCCCCTCGTCACATGGAAGCCGACGTCCCCATTGCAGCTGCTACCCCAGGTCCGCATCCGCACCAATCCCACCTCTCCCGttccctctcttcctcctctccaccgTCACCTCCCTGCTCAAAATCTGTCAAAGATCCGTTCTTTCCTTGCAGCTACTACTAGTTGTCCTTCAGTAGGAGTACCGTCTAGGtcctctattttttttttttgaacggacAAACAGTGCTCGATTGATAGAGAAAGAACAAGGTAGGATGATCCTGTCATGATTGGGCACCGCCGCCCCTGCTCGTCATCATCTAGCGATGTGTTGCTTATTAACGACATCCTTGTTCAGTCCTAACATTGGGACATTCTTGGCGATTAGAGATTTTCTAGCTCATGACCATACCATGCGACTTGCTTCTTTCGTCATAATTCAATTTCCTAGGGTCTAGGGAAGACCATTGAGCGGATGTGTTCTTGTCTTGTTTCATAACCCCAAGCCGTGGAAGCTTCTCTCTTGAACTTACTTTTGGAAGATTGGCTCTTTGCCATGCCAATTGTGGAAATTACAAACAGAAGCAATAGTTTTAGTTCCTTCTACTAAATCGTAAATGTTAGACATCTCCAGCTTCTACTCACAATTCCTTCCTGTTTTCACATACTGTTAAGGAATAGGGAGAATTGTCTGATGTTCCTTTGCTGGCGGACATCCACTTTAGAGCATTttgctagaagacactctggttcggtgaaattaggccacatGACACCGCGGATCGGTTGCAGCCGGTCGAGGAAAAAGAACAgcggtgaaatgacattcttaCCCCTGCGGTGCAGGAGCATGACCCTAACCCTGATGaacacccaccgccgggaccagCGCGCCGACAACGCTGCggccgacgaggaggaggacgaggacgagcggGACGAGGCGGTGACTGGCGGCGGGGCCGGGGCCGAGATCCGACGCCGGGACGAGCGCATTGATCAGCTTGAGCCGCGGCGACGCGCTGCGGAGCGGGGACATGGACCGCGCGGCGGTGCATGGACGCGCTCCGGGGCGTGAGGTGTacgcctccctctccaccattAGGCCCAACCCAAGTGCCTCCTCGGCTTGGCCCAGGCCGCAGCAGAGCACGCACACGCCCGCGCCGCGTCCGCCGCGTAGGCTCCGCGTCACCACTGCGGCGCCCAGGCACGAGGAGCACGGGAGCGCCAGCCTTCTCCGGCTATAAAAGGCCGGTCATGGTCGCTGCCGAGGCCAAGCACAGGAGCGCCGCGCCACGCCTCCGCCAGAGCACCTCGAGCTGAGGCCATGGTTGCCGAAGCTCGAAGCTCTCCGCCGCTGAGCCGCTCCGCCCTTGCTCTTCTCGCCTCGCCTTGCCTCGCCGCAAGCCGGGCCGCCGGGGCCAAATCCCGTCGCCGCCCAGCGCCCCTCTGCTCCGCTCTGCCTCTGTCTCTCTCGTGACTGGGCGAATGGGGAGGACGGACATGAAGACCGAGGCTGCGGCATCCAAGGCCATCCGCCTGGGCACATGGCCACGTCGAGGCAACCAATAGGAGCAAGCCACCTCGTCCATAGGTTCACCTGTCATGGACTCCACTCTCTCTTCCCTTTCTTCTGTGGCTTCAGTCCACGTAGACCCTAGAGACAGAGAGCACTAGTCCACCAATCGGTGCGTGGGTGCACAGGCACAGTGCCGGTCAGCCCGCCAGCTGACGAGGCCCACGCGTCAGCCTCATGGtgggcaagaatgtcatttcaccgctgttctctctcctcaaccggtctACAGTGTCTCgtggcctaatttcaccgaaccagagtgtcttctggcaaaatACTACAAAGTGGATGTCCACCAGCAaaggaccatcactttggatgtccaacaGACAATTCTCCCGAAGGAATAATGCTCCAAAAGGATCACAGCAATGTCGGTCTCAGTTGCCACGAATGGTACCTGATTTGTTGCTTTGTGATCTGCAGGTACCGAGCAGGCCTAAGCGAATAGCTGCACCCGGAGACACAGATTTGGAGTATTGAGCTGGCTCTCCGTTTTGTGTTCTGTGCTTCTACTTCATAGAAAAGAGCTGCATTTTCTTCTAAGTGCTTTGATACTGGCCAGATGAAGAGTAGATTTCTGTTCCTTTGTGCGATGGTCTGTCTTATGGCTCGGATGGGAGTTGCCAATGTCGTGCTAATGGGGAATAATCTGACCCAGTCCTTCGATGACATTGAGGCGAGCTTTTGTAAGTCCTGCACTCCTTGCAACCATTTAATCTTGTCAGATCACCAACTGCTACCATCGGATGCCACTTGATTTAAAACATTTTGTTTGCATGGCTTGCGTATGTGATCAATTTAGGTGTTATGTTTGGCCTTATTATTGGTTACACTATATACCTGCTGATGTATGGTGATGTGTGAGTGCATTGCGCTGCCTACTATCGTGCTCTCGTGGCTATTTTATATCAGTTCTCTGACTAACATTAAGCTTGGTTTTAAGCTTCTGATAATTGTGTATGCTTCATTTGTCTCTTAGGCTCTCGCTtattccttttcactttcatgATTTTTTTACTGAAGGATTTAAACATGCCTTTTCGATTGGATTGCAGCTCCAGGAGTGAAAGGGTCTGGAGTCAGTGGAGTAGTTTATGCTTCTGAACCTTTGAATGCCTGCAGCCCATTAAAAATCAAAGCAGTCAATGGCTCTCCATCTCCCTTTGCGTTAATTATAAGAGGCGGGTGCGCATTTGATGAGAAAGTAAAAAATGCACAGGATGCTGGATTCAAAGCTGCAATCGTCTATGACAATGAAAATAGTGGGGTCCTGGTTTCAAGTAATTTACCTTGTCACTCGCTCTTGCTCCATatccattttttttttcttattgcCACTCGTGTAGCTGCATGATGTCCTTTATCTATAGCATTGTGAAGTAGAATAGATGCCTATCACCTCTCCATGTTTACCTGTAGATAGCTATGCACTAATTAGAGACAAGATTGGTGCACAAGCAAATGCTCTCTGCAAAATGAGTTGGACATTGATATTCTTGCTGATAATGctcaaacaatacaacaaaaattaACTGATAACTGGATTCAATTTCATTCCACTAAATTCTATTGGCAATTGATCCTGTATTACCTTCTCTATCTAACTAGATAAAAATGTTACAGTGGCTGGAAGCTCAAGTGGCATTCATATATATGCTGTGTTCGTTTCGAAGGCCTCGGGAGAGGTGTTGAAGAAATTTTCAGGGCATGCAGATGTAGAGGTGTGGATACTACCTACATTCGAAAACTCGGCCTGGTCGATCATGGCAATCTCATTCATATCGCTACTTGCTATGTCTGCTGTACTAGCTACGTGTTTCTTTGTGAGAAGGCACCGAATAAGGAGGGACCACCCTAGAATCCCAGAAGATCGAGAATTCCATGGAATGAGCAGTCAGTTAGTTAAGGCTATTCCAAGTCTTGTTTTTACAAAAGTGCAAGAAGATAACTGCACATCGTCAATGTGTGCCATTTGCTTGGAAGACTACAAAGTCGGAGAAAAGCTAAGAGTGCTGCCTTGCCGTCATAGTATGTTTGCTCCACTTCTAACACCCTGCTTTTTTTGGCATACATGCTACTACAGTAGCATGATTGTTTAGAACTCTACCTCGTCAAATAGATCTGCTGTACTGTATCTTTCAGTGTTTGGGTTTGGGTGCAAGATCTTTGTGAAACCCAACAAGTACTAGACAAACCAAAACAGAAAGCTAAAATGTAACAAAAGTATATATAGCAAATTCATTTAGACGCCTTAATCTTACTGGTGTCTGGTGTGGGAGCGCGACACATCCGGATTATAATCATTAGGTATAGAGAACATTTCAGATTTTACTTATTTATTACTGAATGGAAGGCAAGTGTTTACTTGTAGTAGTTGTTTTTTTAATCCTTAGGCATCGAGAGTACTGCAGATTTAATTGATGAGGGGAAAGACAAGTCATTGCACTGAATGATGCGTACCCTTGTATAAAATCAGCAATCCAAAGAGTGAGATGTGTGAAGTAGCAAACTGATAACTTCTGTCTATTGCCTTGCAGAGTTCCATGCAGCTTGTGTGGACTTGTGACTGACTTATTGGAGAACATTCTGTCCTATATGCAAGAGAGATGCAAGGAGTGGAGCATCAgaacttcctgccacagaggctACCCCCTTACTTTCTTCTGCTGCTCAGTTACCTTCTCGGCCATCTTCATTCCGGTCGAGTGTGGCAGCATTCCCTCCAAGGCCAATAAGCCGGCATCCTTCATCGAACTCAATCTCTCGTGCTTACTCTGTTTCTAGTACCCTCCAGTCTCCAAACCCATTTAGATCTCACATAAGCTCACCTGGCATCCGTACAAGCAGAAGCATCTCTGACCTTCCAAATATGTCATCTCCCCATCCTCGCATCTCACATCTGTCGTCGTCGACGCACTCCCTGGTTGGCAGCCACTTGTCTCCACCAATCAGTATAAGGTTTCCATCGCCCCATGTGGCCCATTCAGGGTATGGATCACCCAGTCCACATGTGAGTTCATCCTACATCTCCAATTCTGGGTATGGTTCTTCAAGCTACTGCTATCTGGGAGGCTCCAGCCAGCATGGGACATACCTAAGGCGCTGCGGAGAATCGGGGCCAAGCCTGTGTACCATGGTCCCTTGATCGCCGCAGCAGTCGCAGTGGGAGGCGAATGTAGCGGCAGGTGCATCATCAGCAAAGTCCCTGCGGCAGTCCTACCTGAGACAATGTGGCGATTCAGGTGCCAGTTTGTCTGACATGACGTCAGCCCAGTCGTTGCCGGGGTGCCGAGGGAGGGGTCTGGCTCCGGATGTGTGTGTACAAAAGATGTGCCGCGATTTGATTTGTGCATACAGTGAGGAGTGTGACGTAACATTACATTGGTTGTGGAGAGAAACATGCATAGCAATAGAACATAGCACATAGGCTTTGTTCTTGTTTCTGAGCGGTACTAGTATGTCTTTTGTGCTTGCGTTGCGTGCATATGACAAGTAACATGAGGGAATAATATATTTGTTTGTTCATATGGAATGGAAGTAATTAGTTTGGTTTGTTTGATTTGGTCGGGCGATGGGCAGGCTGCCGCCCTTGACTTGTGAGATGGCTGATGCCAATGCAAATGCATGCAAGAAGACAGGGGGTGAATGGGGGGAGGTGAACTCATCATTGCTGATCGATCATGTTCTTGAGCAAGCCTGTTTTGGACTTTTGGCAAAAGAGAGCCTGCTTTCTTTTTCCCTGTTTGTTGGTAGGGTACTACTACAC from Miscanthus floridulus cultivar M001 chromosome 11, ASM1932011v1, whole genome shotgun sequence includes these protein-coding regions:
- the LOC136492855 gene encoding receptor homology region, transmembrane domain- and RING domain-containing protein 1-like isoform X2, with translation MKSRFLFLCAMVCLMARMGVANVVLMGNNLTQSFDDIEASFSPGVKGSGVSGVVYASEPLNACSPLKIKAVNGSPSPFALIIRGGCAFDEKVKNAQDAGFKAAIVYDNENSGVLVSMAGSSSGIHIYAVFVSKASGEVLKKFSGHADVEVWILPTFENSAWSIMAISFISLLAMSAVLATCFFVRRHRIRRDHPRIPEDREFHGMSSQLVKAIPSLVFTKVQEDNCTSSMCAICLEDYKVGEKLRVLPCRHKFHAACVDL
- the LOC136492855 gene encoding receptor homology region, transmembrane domain- and RING domain-containing protein 1-like isoform X1, with protein sequence MKSRFLFLCAMVCLMARMGVANVVLMGNNLTQSFDDIEASFSPGVKGSGVSGVVYASEPLNACSPLKIKAVNGSPSPFALIIRGGCAFDEKVKNAQDAGFKAAIVYDNENSGVLVSMAGSSSGIHIYAVFVSKASGEVLKKFSGHADVEVWILPTFENSAWSIMAISFISLLAMSAVLATCFFVRRHRIRRDHPRIPEDREFHGMSSQLVKAIPSLVFTKVQEDNCTSSMCAICLEDYKVGEKLRVLPCRHSMFAPLLTPCFFWHTCYYSSMIV
- the LOC136492855 gene encoding receptor homology region, transmembrane domain- and RING domain-containing protein 1-like isoform X3, coding for MKSRFLFLCAMVCLMARMGVANVVLMGNNLTQSFDDIEASFSPGVKGSGVSGVVYASEPLNACSPLKIKAVNGSPSPFALIIRGGCAFDEKVKNAQDAGFKAAIVYDNENSGVLVSMAGSSSGIHIYAVFVSKASGEVLKKFSGHADVELRVSL